The Flavobacteriales bacterium genome contains a region encoding:
- a CDS encoding 50S ribosomal protein L28 — MARICDITGKKVMVGNNVSHSNRKTKRKFYPNLQTKKFFIPESGEWVTLKVSASALRTIDKNGITSVLKKALENDNILL, encoded by the coding sequence ATGGCAAGAATTTGCGACATAACGGGCAAAAAAGTAATGGTTGGAAACAATGTTTCTCACTCTAACAGAAAGACTAAGAGAAAGTTTTATCCAAACTTACAAACTAAAAAGTTTTTTATTCCTGAATCTGGTGAGTGGGTTACTTTAAAGGTTTCTGCTAGTGCCTTAAGAACTATCGATAAAAACGGTATCACTTCTGTATTGAAAAAAGCATTAGAAAACGATAACATATTGTTGTAA
- a CDS encoding zinc metallopeptidase, whose protein sequence is MIWLIIIFFMIVGGIVSSRLKNKFKKYSLVPLSNGMTGKDVAEKMLADHGIRDVKVVSVPGRLTDHYNPADKTVNLSPDVYNKCSVASAAVAAHECGHAVQHATAYSWLQMRSAMVPAVAFSSKMLNFIFIMMFLGAGFLGWFGIDTALLVVIVFQSAITLFTLVTLPVEFDASNRALVWLNRKNITNQQNHPLAVDALKWAAGTYMVAALASLTQLAYYIMLYLDNRD, encoded by the coding sequence ATGATTTGGTTAATTATTATATTTTTTATGATTGTTGGTGGCATTGTTAGTAGCCGACTTAAAAATAAATTCAAAAAATACTCTCTAGTTCCCTTGTCTAATGGTATGACAGGTAAAGATGTTGCTGAGAAAATGTTAGCAGACCACGGTATCAGAGATGTGAAAGTGGTTTCAGTTCCTGGTAGACTAACAGACCATTATAACCCAGCAGATAAAACGGTTAATCTAAGTCCCGATGTTTATAACAAATGTAGCGTAGCTTCTGCAGCTGTAGCGGCACATGAATGTGGTCATGCTGTACAACATGCAACGGCCTACTCTTGGCTACAAATGCGCTCAGCTATGGTGCCTGCAGTAGCATTCAGTAGTAAAATGTTAAATTTTATTTTTATAATGATGTTTTTAGGTGCTGGTTTTTTAGGCTGGTTTGGTATAGATACTGCCTTATTAGTAGTCATCGTTTTTCAATCTGCAATAACCTTATTTACACTAGTTACTTTACCGGTTGAGTTTGACGCAAGTAATAGAGCATTAGTTTGGCTAAACAGAAAAAATATTACCAATCAACAAAACCACCCTCTTGCTGTTGATGCTTTGAAATGGGCGGCTGGAACTTATATGGTGGCTGCTTTAGCTTCTCTTACACAGTTGGCATATTACATTATGCTTTATTTGGATAACAGAGATTAA
- a CDS encoding CinA family nicotinamide mononucleotide deamidase-related protein: MKADIITIGDEILIGQTIDTNSAWMGDFLEKNGVHVVEISAISDKKDHIISSLSQSLERSDIVLITGGLGPTKDDITKQTLCEYFHDELILSQTVLDDITEYFELRKRTINKFTESQAFVPSKCKVIRNRKGTAPGMWFEHDGKIVVSMPGVPYEMKSMMQLVLHKLKEQFNLLEIVHKTVYTRGIIESHLAELIVDWENDLPQEIKLAYLPSASCLMLRFTARGSDRQYLENLINKNISTLKSLIGPYFSKYQMRLNEEVVGQIMKDTNSTLSAAESCTGGNIAKMITSVSGSSSYFNGSVVAYSKAIKEDILGVKAETISKYGVVSEEVVREMAQCSQKLFNSDFAISTSGLAELNDSEGVKGGTICIAVATPLNVYSQTIAYNTDRDTNIIRASNAALNFLISVAEK; encoded by the coding sequence ATGAAAGCAGATATTATTACCATTGGTGATGAGATATTGATTGGTCAAACCATTGATACCAATTCCGCGTGGATGGGGGATTTTTTGGAAAAAAATGGAGTACATGTTGTAGAAATAAGTGCCATTTCAGATAAAAAAGACCACATTATCTCTTCACTTTCTCAATCTCTTGAACGTTCAGACATAGTTTTGATTACTGGTGGTTTAGGTCCTACTAAAGACGATATCACAAAGCAAACACTTTGTGAATATTTCCACGATGAATTGATTTTAAGTCAAACCGTATTAGATGATATTACAGAATATTTTGAGTTGAGAAAAAGAACTATAAATAAGTTTACAGAATCACAAGCTTTTGTGCCTTCTAAATGCAAAGTCATTAGAAACAGAAAAGGAACAGCACCAGGAATGTGGTTTGAACATGATGGTAAAATAGTCGTTTCAATGCCCGGTGTTCCTTATGAGATGAAGTCCATGATGCAATTAGTCCTACATAAACTTAAGGAACAATTTAATCTATTGGAAATTGTACATAAAACAGTTTATACTAGAGGAATTATTGAATCTCATTTAGCAGAGCTAATTGTTGACTGGGAGAATGATTTACCTCAAGAAATAAAATTGGCTTATTTGCCCTCTGCCAGTTGTTTGATGTTACGATTTACGGCTAGAGGTTCGGACAGACAGTATTTGGAAAATCTGATAAACAAAAATATTAGTACTCTAAAATCTTTAATAGGCCCTTATTTTTCAAAATATCAAATGCGTTTGAATGAAGAAGTCGTTGGGCAAATAATGAAAGATACCAATTCTACTCTTTCAGCAGCTGAAAGTTGTACTGGTGGTAATATTGCTAAGATGATAACTTCTGTTTCAGGCAGTTCTTCCTATTTCAATGGCTCTGTGGTAGCTTATTCCAAAGCTATTAAAGAAGATATTCTTGGTGTAAAAGCTGAAACAATTTCTAAATATGGAGTTGTTAGCGAGGAAGTTGTTAGAGAAATGGCACAATGTTCTCAAAAATTATTCAACAGTGATTTTGCAATATCTACCTCAGGATTAGCAGAATTGAACGACAGTGAGGGTGTAAAAGGAGGTACAATTTGTATAGCAGTTGCCACACCTTTAAATGTATATTCTCAGACAATAGCATACAATACTGATAGAGATACAAATATCATTAGAGCGTCAAATGCAGCACTCAATTTTTTGATTAGTGTAGCAGAAAAATAA
- a CDS encoding histidine--tRNA ligase translates to MNNKASIPKGTRDFSPQTMRKRNYVFQKMKTTFGVFGFEQIETPSMEKLETLTGKYGDEGDQLIFKILKSGDFLSKTQFDKSSTSKSLTPQISDKALRYDLTVPFARYVAQNRNDIAFPFRRFQMQNVWRADRPQKGRFREFYQCDADIIGTTSLIAEIELVQLYDEVFDSLGLKNISIKINNRKILSGIAQVVGEEDKIIDITVALDKLDKIGEVKVKEEMYEKGISKESVAKMDILFNLDGTNSFKISSLKDFLKNSKIGLEGVDELSQVVNQLEEIQLKCASLDIDVTLARGLNYYTGAIFEVEAKDLSIGSIGGGGRYDDLTGIFGFENMSGVGISFGFDRICIVLEALDLFPKFTEKGTQVLFVNFGESEANYCLNLLKKLRSEGIKSEIYPSAAKMKKQMQYADRKNVEYVLLVGENEMKTNTITVKNMFDGSQKNMTFEQLILTIK, encoded by the coding sequence ATGAATAATAAAGCTAGTATTCCTAAGGGCACCAGAGATTTTTCTCCTCAAACGATGAGAAAAAGAAACTATGTGTTCCAAAAGATGAAAACAACTTTTGGTGTCTTCGGTTTTGAACAAATCGAAACTCCTTCTATGGAAAAGCTAGAAACGTTAACTGGTAAATATGGAGATGAAGGTGATCAGTTGATTTTTAAGATATTAAAATCTGGTGATTTCCTATCTAAAACTCAATTCGACAAGTCTTCAACTTCTAAATCTTTAACTCCACAAATCTCAGACAAAGCACTCAGATATGATTTAACTGTGCCATTTGCTAGATATGTAGCTCAAAATAGAAACGATATTGCCTTTCCTTTTAGAAGGTTTCAGATGCAAAATGTTTGGAGAGCCGATCGCCCTCAAAAGGGTAGGTTTAGAGAGTTTTATCAATGCGATGCAGATATCATAGGCACTACTTCTCTTATAGCTGAAATAGAATTAGTTCAACTGTATGACGAAGTATTTGACTCCTTAGGTCTAAAAAATATATCCATTAAAATAAACAATAGGAAAATTCTTAGTGGCATAGCCCAAGTAGTTGGCGAAGAAGATAAAATTATTGATATAACGGTTGCATTAGATAAGCTGGATAAAATTGGAGAGGTTAAAGTTAAAGAGGAAATGTACGAAAAAGGGATATCTAAAGAGTCTGTAGCTAAAATGGACATTCTTTTCAATCTTGACGGTACTAATTCATTTAAAATAAGCAGTCTTAAAGATTTTCTTAAAAACTCAAAAATTGGTTTGGAAGGTGTAGATGAACTAAGTCAAGTCGTTAATCAGCTAGAAGAAATTCAACTTAAATGTGCAAGTTTGGATATAGATGTAACACTAGCTAGAGGTTTAAACTATTATACAGGTGCAATTTTTGAAGTTGAGGCTAAAGATCTTAGCATAGGAAGTATTGGTGGTGGTGGCAGATACGATGATTTGACTGGTATTTTTGGCTTTGAAAATATGTCCGGTGTCGGTATATCTTTTGGCTTTGATAGAATCTGTATTGTACTTGAGGCATTAGATTTGTTCCCTAAGTTTACTGAAAAGGGTACTCAAGTTTTATTCGTTAATTTTGGCGAAAGCGAAGCAAATTACTGTTTAAATCTTTTAAAGAAGTTGAGATCAGAAGGAATAAAATCGGAGATTTACCCTAGTGCAGCCAAAATGAAAAAACAAATGCAATACGCCGATAGAAAAAACGTTGAGTATGTGTTGCTTGTTGGTGAAAATGAAATGAAAACCAATACAATAACTGTCAAAAATATGTTTGATGGTTCACAAAAAAATATGACCTTTGAACAATTAATATTAACAATTAAATAA
- a CDS encoding DUF4625 domain-containing protein: MKNFFALSIVLILMASCQPDNDAPTINSLTIVNTNIQKADGAVLEFIYEFSDDNGLNQFRVSVLDNFVDARLQSAPWNYEKDYNLSGTSVKDTLQIALPYPDLEPGRYELTITLQDVDGEETSQKNTFYIIE, from the coding sequence ATGAAAAATTTTTTCGCTTTATCCATTGTGTTGATTCTTATGGCATCATGTCAGCCTGATAATGATGCTCCAACTATTAACTCATTAACTATTGTAAACACTAACATTCAAAAAGCAGACGGTGCTGTTTTAGAGTTTATCTATGAATTTTCTGATGATAATGGTTTGAATCAATTTAGAGTTTCTGTTCTTGATAATTTTGTAGATGCAAGATTACAATCAGCTCCTTGGAATTACGAGAAAGATTATAATCTTAGCGGAACCTCTGTAAAAGACACTCTTCAAATCGCTTTGCCTTATCCAGATTTAGAGCCTGGTAGATATGAGCTAACAATTACTTTGCAAGATGTTGATGGTGAGGAAACTTCTCAGAAAAACACTTTTTACATTATTGAGTAA
- a CDS encoding M1 family metallopeptidase: protein MKKLILLFIFFQPLFSYSQEFGRKDSLRGYLSPERLCYDVSYYHLKISVDPKEKFIKGYSEIHFEAQSDFELIQIDLFENMKISEIQFEGRAQEYSREFNAVFVNFDRLVKSGEKTFIRVYYAGNPRVAVNPPWDGGFSWDKDANGNDWVGVSCQGLGASSWWPNKDHQSDEPDSMLISCQVPAGLQCISNGNMRFHDLRKSTKLYNTYHWFVSYPINNYDVTLNIGNYVHFGDKYISGTDTLDLDYYVLPYNLEKAKEQFEVVKPMLDCFEKYLGPYPFWNDGFALVETPYLGMEHQSAIAYGNKFRLGYLGNTRFTAGLGFDFIVVHESAHEWWGNSITANDISDMWIQETFCTYSEVLFVECTYGYDAMIEYVKNQMSMAQNRRAIVGTPDVHHKGSGDMYAKGSAFIHTLRSVVDNDTLWFDLLKSMTNHFKHQTVDGREVLDYINEKSARNFDKLYEQYLYTPKLPQFEYKLSGWGKRKTLKYKWNAIDGFDMPLKVTLEKGVFDWIYPKSEWKELDLSIWKKDFQIANHLFMIDVKKLQ from the coding sequence ATGAAAAAACTCATTTTATTATTTATTTTTTTTCAACCCTTATTTTCCTATTCCCAAGAATTTGGTAGAAAAGATAGTCTCAGAGGTTATCTATCTCCAGAAAGGCTATGTTATGATGTTAGTTATTATCATCTAAAAATCTCTGTTGACCCAAAAGAAAAATTCATTAAAGGTTATTCTGAAATACATTTTGAGGCTCAGTCTGATTTTGAACTTATTCAAATTGATTTATTTGAGAACATGAAAATTTCTGAAATTCAGTTTGAAGGCAGAGCACAAGAATATTCTCGAGAATTTAACGCTGTTTTCGTGAATTTTGATAGGCTTGTAAAAAGCGGAGAAAAGACCTTCATAAGGGTATATTACGCTGGTAATCCAAGAGTAGCTGTCAATCCACCTTGGGACGGCGGTTTTTCATGGGATAAAGACGCTAATGGTAATGATTGGGTGGGCGTATCTTGTCAGGGTTTAGGAGCTAGTTCGTGGTGGCCCAATAAAGACCATCAATCCGATGAGCCAGATAGTATGCTTATTAGCTGTCAAGTTCCAGCAGGTTTGCAATGCATTTCAAATGGCAATATGCGTTTTCATGATTTACGCAAGTCCACAAAGTTATATAACACATACCATTGGTTTGTGTCCTATCCAATCAACAATTATGATGTAACTCTAAATATTGGTAATTATGTTCATTTTGGGGACAAGTATATAAGTGGTACTGATACACTAGATTTGGATTACTACGTACTGCCTTATAACCTTGAGAAAGCCAAAGAGCAATTTGAGGTCGTTAAGCCTATGCTTGATTGTTTTGAAAAATATTTGGGGCCATACCCTTTTTGGAATGATGGTTTTGCTTTGGTCGAAACACCATATTTAGGGATGGAACACCAGAGTGCTATTGCGTATGGTAATAAGTTTAGACTAGGTTATTTAGGCAATACACGTTTTACGGCTGGTTTGGGTTTTGATTTTATCGTTGTTCACGAAAGTGCTCACGAGTGGTGGGGCAATAGTATTACGGCAAATGACATTTCTGATATGTGGATACAAGAGACCTTCTGCACTTATTCTGAAGTTTTATTTGTAGAATGTACCTATGGTTACGATGCTATGATAGAATATGTGAAAAATCAGATGTCTATGGCTCAAAATAGACGAGCAATAGTAGGAACTCCGGATGTGCATCATAAGGGTAGTGGTGATATGTATGCTAAGGGAAGTGCTTTTATACATACTTTGAGAAGTGTTGTTGATAACGATACCTTATGGTTTGATTTATTAAAATCTATGACTAATCATTTTAAACACCAAACCGTAGATGGTAGAGAAGTTCTAGATTATATTAATGAAAAAAGTGCTCGTAATTTTGATAAATTATATGAGCAGTATTTATATACGCCAAAATTGCCTCAATTTGAATATAAATTATCTGGTTGGGGTAAGCGAAAAACCTTAAAATACAAGTGGAACGCTATTGATGGCTTTGATATGCCTTTAAAAGTGACATTAGAAAAGGGTGTATTTGATTGGATTTATCCTAAAAGTGAATGGAAAGAGTTGGATTTATCCATTTGGAAGAAGGATTTTCAGATAGCTAATCATTTATTTATGATAGATGTTAAAAAGCTTCAATAG